In the Besnoitia besnoiti strain Bb-Ger1 chromosome IX, whole genome shotgun sequence genome, gaggcgcagcggtACGCGAGAGAGATAAGCTCGAGGTATTTCATGTTTGATCGCCAAGAGAAGACCATCGCGGAGCTTGCGGACCTGAAGAGGGACGAATTCTTCGACTTTATTCTTAACCGCATCCGGCCTGCGCcggtcctcctcctctgtaTTGAGAGgcaggcctcggcgccggcgagagaccttgcggctggcggcggcgaagcggacaGCCATGCAGCAGAGAAACAGGAAACGACTGCTTCGAACGAaggcaagagagaggagactgtGGATGCCATGGAGGGAGATCTCTTTGTTGGCTGGATGCACATTCGCACTCCACGAGAGCTGCGCAAGTATGCCCGCGCGAAAATCCAGGTGCCGGCGTGACTGCATACTTCTCCATGTCCAGCGGAGTACCCATGAATCTGGCGCAGATTTCGGGATTCTCGGCGGATTTCCGTAGGTTTCTGTTGGCGTTCAACGCCGAGCAATTTGAAGCCCTGTcacacgcgcggcagcgtTGTCCTCTGGTTCCCCTTTGCTCGGCCGTGGTCTCAGGCTTAGTTCAAATCACTTGTGTTCTATTGTGTTTTCTCCTTAATGCCGATGCTGAGTTGAGCTGCGATTTGTTGAattccgccccccccccccccccccttggTGTCTAGCGTCAGCTGCAATTCTAACCCCGGGTTACCGATCTGTTGGTTCCCGACTAAGGCCTCGTCTGCTCCTGCCCTCTCAACAGGTGCCTTTTCTCAACGACAGGCCGGGTTTCTGGCGGCTGCTGTGTCGCGGAACACCTCGCTTGGTACGCACATCCGTATTAGAAGACTCAAAGCCTTTTCGCGCAAAACCAGTAATAACGGGTGTTGTATTTGAAGAAAAGTTATATTACTGTAATAATTCACGAGTTTCTAGCAGACAGGCCTGCGTATGTTTTAGAGCTACTTGTGTTCGCTAAGGCAAGAAtctggcgccgcagcagtgGTAGTGCTAACACAGATATCTGAACTCTCCATGTATGCTCTTAGCGAGTAAATCCGCCGTTTAGATTCATCTGAAGGACGCCTTATGCAAATGCCTCAGCGGGGCCTTCTCTGAGACACATCGTACCATGTAAGATGTAGCAGCCACGGGCAGCCTTTAACTGTGGCATAGGCCGCGGAAAATGGATtctggcggcgcgtctcttgTTCCATTCCGGCGCATTTATGTAGAGTTTCTATTTAGAGGCCCCGCACAGAGCGGGAGCACCGTACAAGGTTTCCGTTGCGTTAACGGGGATTCAAATGCCGCACAACCGAACAAGATCAGAAGACAAATTCCGCGTTCTACACAGTCTTTCCTTGAAGCAATACACAATAGTTGTGGAGATCCCATCGTAGCTGGAAGTAGTCAATAAGCCTCTCCATGGCAGCCTTCCTGTCTTCCGCTGGCACATGGTGGCACACAAACTCTCCGATATCCGGCCAAGATGAACAGAGGCCTTCGTGCCAGACAGGGGCGTCCGTttggctcgcgtcgccgcagcccgcgtTCCTGTTCTTGTCGACCGACAGTAGCGACTCGCCGCCTGACTTGCCTCGAAGCTTTTCGTCCATTTCGAGTTCTTTGTCGTCCGACAGCAGCTGCCTCTGGAGGCGCGAAGGCAACGAGGACAagcgcctcccgcagccTATCATTCGACTCTTTGGCTcttcagccgccgcgggagctGAGCCGGAATTTCTCGGCTTTGAGGCGGAGGGCAGACGGCTTCGATTTCTGCTTTCCGTCCCCAGCTGTCGGCCGCGCGCATTAGCGGCGAAACCGCTTCCTGCCCGAGCGGTCTGAAGTGTAGCGACCGAGGCAGCGCACTTCTCCTTCGACAcacccgcgtcgccggctgTTCCCGTCGTAGACCGACTGCTGAGGTCTCTCTGAGGCGCCGTCTGATCGAAAAACCTCTCTGCTTCCGAATACTCCTGTCCCTCCAACGTCTGAAGCGAGGAGGAGTCTGTATCGCTCCTGCAGGCTGCGTTCTCTGAGCCGTCATCAGAACGTTCTTGGTCGGACGTTTGCGCAGAAATGCATTTGCCGCCTTTCGCTTTCGTCGACAGTTTGCCTCTCCGTTTCGACAGTTGCAGAGCCtgtctttcctcctcttcaacCTTCCGCAAAGCTTCCTCGAGCTCCCTGACAAAGACAGTTTGAGAGCGGGACCTTTCCAGTCCTCTCTCGAGTGCCGGGGGCTCTGTCTTGTCCAGCCTCCTGCCTCCGGAAGgaaacgccgcggaggacaggTGCGAGTTCGCGTGCCCTGTGCTAACGTGCAAAAAAGCCTCCAGGAGCTTCGCCTTAGAGGGCAGATAGGGGTAGCAAATCAGTGCGATGGCCTCAAAGACGTACCACGCCTCCAGCAATCCTAATCCATACGACCCCTCTGGCAACTGGAGCTGCTTTCGCACCGACTGCAGGTGGTAGTACCACAGCGCTTCTATGTCGGGCAGGCCtaggcgtcttcgcctctcggcAGACAAGGAGGACATGCTTCGTTGCGCGGAGGAATTCAAGTGCGGAGTCGAGAAAAAAGGAGCCTGCGCCGCACCCCCAGTtaggcgctggcgctgcaggcccaAGGGCCCCGGGTGCccccccgcgcggctgcacgcCGCTGCGGAACTGTGAGAAAGCGACTTGACTGAGGCGGAGGACAAGAGACACGAGCCGTAAGCAGAGTCGCCCGCCAGGTTGGCTCGACTGTTGCTTCGTCcgaacgcagagagcgggGCGGACGCATCCTGGGTGGAGccccgcgccagcgccgcgtaGAGGTGCGAAGACGCATTCGACGAAAAGGAACGCGGCCCCGTCTTGGAGTTTGTTCGAGTTGGAGTGACGAGGGGAACTTGAATCTGAAACGCACAACCACAACCACAGCGAAAGACGCATCTGCTAAGGGTCAAGactctccacgcgcgcacACTGCGGTGGTGGTGCCCTCTGCGGGTCCGCATACCCCTCGAGCCCCTAGAGTAGGATGAGTCTCACTACTGACGTTGTCAGTCGCGACAGACAACGAGGGTTCCTAAAAGCAACCCCTTACCTTTCTCAAAATATCCGGAAGCTTGACGACCCGACAGGCGTCGAGAAGCGGGACTCTCTGCAATGCGAGCGCCTTCGGGAACTTAATGAGCCTTTCGAAAAGAAGCTGGAAGCGGAGCAGGCATGTTGTCTCAGACACGAGGTCGGTCACCGACGAATTCAGGTCGATCCAACAatgctgcggcttcgcgtgctcccccgagagaggacgcagaatATCCTGGGAAAAGCAGTGAACAAGCAGCCACTGCTGAAACGAATGTGTGTGTATTCCCTGCAAAAACAGTCTAAGCTGAATCGGCTTGCCGACTTCCGTGTCCCCTGCAAGGGCGTCCATGCATAGAGAAGGGAACACACGACCACAGGAGGTGTTTGCATCTGCGTGTGTTCGAGGAGATTCCAGCGTAAACCGCACAGCCCCCCGACAAGTCCCACACTTGGCGCTTCAGACGTTGCCACCTAGTGAGCGGAGCCACCGCCCAGAGGCCTgtgctctctgcgtgcgcgcacCTTATGTAACTTCGTGTAAGAGGATTTGACTTGCGGCTgcatcttcttcgccgccacgCGATCTTTCCTGAGGAAGGGCTTGTACGGGCCAGGTGGGAACTTCTTTTTCCCTTCCTCTGTGGGTTTGCTTTCTTCCCGCGAAGCTGGGTTTGCGAAGCGCAGCCCCAAGACATTGAAGCCGTCCATGCACTTTTGCATTTCCTTGTAGGCGGCGTCGAGAAAGTTCAACTCGTAGCACAACTCCTCGGCCTCCGGGAGCGGCGAGCCCGTCACAGTGAGAACGGTGGAGCTGAGGATTTCCTTTTGAGGGGAAAAGCTCGTCGGGGCGCGCAggtcgctcttcgcctccacgctgGGGAGAGCTTCCTCTGCAGAATGCCTCGGGGActcaggcgacgcggcttcgccggcaCAACGCGGTGAAGAGGGCGGTGAAGTCGCAGCGGTATCCGCCGAcccgaggcgagggagggagagaggagacccCTCTGTGGGGTGCTGGCCTCCAAGTTCCTCTTGGTGGAACTCGCCGTCGTTTTCCGGAttcgttttctgcgtctgagcaggcgtctccgcgtccgcgggctCGGCCTTGTCGCCAACCTCGTCCACCTGCTTCAcccccgcgcctgctgctctgTACAGCATTTCGAGCTTTTTTCCACGCGCATGGCTCTTGCGTTCCTCGTCAGAGTCTAGGCCACCGGCGAATGGGATTCCATTTCGACTCGAGACCCTCGAGCTCGTCGTGGTGCTCATCCTCGAAGAGACGTTAAGGCCGAGCTCAGTGCCTTCCCTGCGCTCGCCAGTCGCGCGGAGTTCGTTGTCACTGCTCATCTcagcgccctcctcgcctgcagaaggcagcggagctgAACTAGTCGACGGGCTGTTGAAGGCCGCGGAGTTCTTCTGACACCAACACCAAGAAACACACCATCCACTGTGAACAGTCTAGCAAACGTCCACACCCCGCAGAACTGTCGAAGGAGTCACATGTGTAGATCTACGAATGCGTGCATAAGGTAGGACTGAAACGCGGGAATACAGAGACACAGAAAAGAGAACAACACACGTGTGTACCCAACGAAGTGATCGGAGATGCTGCACGACAGGCCAAAGATGGGTGCGCCTGACGCACGCCGTGAACAGACGAGGAGCAGTTGGTCGGGAGTGTCAATGAGCCACGGACACAGTCAGAGGCATGCAAACCTACACTGTGGTGAAAGATAGCCGGACAAGAGTTTTCTCTGCTTTGAGATTCTGGAGCATCCCCCCACAGTGAGGGAGTGCAGGGGCAGGGGGAATAGATTCAGTCCTCAGCTAGCTACAGGCACTTACCAACTGACACGCTCCGGACGCCTCCATGTGTTCCAGAAGCGCGCGTACTTTCTCAACCGCGTGCTCCATTTTGAACTCGGTCTCCTCAGACACGTCATCGTCAgccgcttcctcttcagccTTCTGCCGTCGTCCGATCCTCTTCGTTGGCTTCTTAGCAGCAGTTGCCGGCTGCcgtgcggcgtctcttccTGCTCGCTTTTCCCTCAGGTCTTTCTGCTTGGTCTCTTTTGCGGCCTTGGCCGTGCTGGCAACTGAAGACACCTTCGAtgtcttccgcttctccgccgttctgcagctgcaggctgcTATCGAACCCGCTCGTCTGCCCGCACTGACTCGCGCATCCTTTTCATCACCAACCTTCGCGCGTCCCCTTTGGTCGCCTCCCCATCCGGAGCCGGTCGACGGCTTTCCAGACTCGAGAGGGACAGTCTCGCCTTCAGCCTCTGAGGAGGCCGCTTTGTTGACCGCGAGCTtggggcgcgaggcgcttctctcCAGAGAtgctgcgcgtccgctggcATGCAGCGGAACCTTGCCAGCGCGCGAGGACTGTCGCGAAGGAGGCCGGCACGGAGTCAGGGTCTTCGAGAGAGAACtacgtgcatgcgcagcgtTTCCTGGAGCCAAGACCGACAGACGCGATTGAGGACCGAGAAGCGAAGCGGAAAAGTCCGAAGTTCGTCCCTtctcagcgccgccggcggagaagcagcggcggcgatcCTGGAGCAGAAGGCGATACGCGAGTCCCAGACCCTCAGAGACGACTGGCTCCTTGATGTGGCGGTCCATAGCGCTCTCCAGCTGAACGTCGACGCCTTCGTACTAAATGAGCAGGAAGCACACAAAACAAAGACGAAAGTACACCAGGAATGGCGCAGTTGAAAGGCGCGCTGACTGGAGAATGactggcgacgcagcagctgtgATTGGTGCGTTACACTATGTTAGGCATCGCGTACACATacgccgcagacagaggcCAGGGTAAACGCAGCGAAGAACAAAGTCGCGAATAAAAAACGTAGCATACCTTGCTGTCAAAATAGTCGATGCGCAGACTCGGGTTGGAGTTCACTTCCAGAAGCCAGCATTTCTCGTCCGCGTCGAGAAGAATATCAAAGCCGAGCAGCTGGAAACACCGAGACGGCTCGGATTCTCGGCCCTTGTAGACGTGGCGATAACGCAGATTAAGCCACGGGTAAAGGCAGACGACCGTCCTCGCGGTAATGGACTTGATCTGGTCCCAGACATTGGCAATGTTGACGCCTGGTGAGCAGCCACAGAGCAGGAGTGAAACAGTGGGTCAGAATTCCAGTGCCGGGTTGCCAAGGTCCGGCCGAAAGAGTGCAGGGGCATCGCGCTGGCTGGTTAAGAGAGCAGAGAGATTACCCTCTTTAGCAAGGTCGCAGAAGACGTCCTTGAGCATGCGTTTGCTGTTGCTGTCGTCGTGCAGGTCCGTGGAACGAATGAATGAAGAGGTGTTGTCTTTGTTGATGGAGTAGTTTGTCAAATGCATGAACGGGTTGTCAATGTTGCGCCGCGTAGGCGCGCGGTACTGCTCTGTGCAGAAGCGCGCCATGCCGAGCTTGGAAATATACGCCTGGAGAGCAGTCAAACGTAGCGAAAAGGCAGACGCGGGTCGTAATTCGACGAACCCCTTCCATTTGGATCCGCTTCAACCGATGTGCCTGCCCAACCCCGCGAAGCGGGGTGAGGGCTTCCGCTGAAGTCCAGTCGCATGATGATCTGTTGCTGTGGGCGGCCTAAAGCGACTTAGTTTCCGCTCGTTCGCTGCTCCCCTTATCTCTCTCTCATGCCCCTACCTTGGGTGTTCCATTGACCGAGAAGAGCATGCAGTAAATGCGGAAGTCGAATTTCCTTTTATTCATCAGGTACGGGTTGGAGATGTACTTTTGCATGATGTAGTTTCCGTCTCCTCGAAGCACCATGCAGTCGATATCCTTATAGCGCGTGACAAGTTGGACCCCATTGCCCATGGCTCCTCCGTCGGGCTTGAGGATATACACTTCCTGGTTCTTGCTGTGGAGAATTTGCTCAATGGTTTCTGCGAGATGGCATCCCACATGAAGACACAGATGCGCGTGCTGTAACACGGAGCGGAACGAACGCGAGAGACAAATATCGCCAGCGGTGGAAGGGACGAGGTCGACCGGCTCAGCCAGCGACGCAACGGCAATGGAGAAGACCTCCAGTGTCGAAGGCAATGGAAAAGCCGAGGCAAAGATCCAAAAAACCGCCATGGACATTCAGCACCCCCCGGTCTAATTCTTGTTCGGGTCGGCCTACCTCGATCCTCCGGCAATGACCAGCACGC is a window encoding:
- a CDS encoding Tubulin-tyrosine ligase family protein (encoded by transcript BESB_015100), which gives rise to MLHFTQNQNVPPAGTAPFVNSEPKASGPSAVPHTTSVAYTKACAGSVPCSTQSFNFSAGCQAIPNNQPPQIAFHRRFPPAIGQGNPQISPSLGAASPNPPPYFAVAAGMPASHHIAPPGAPLNSCPLKVLPSVTGPPLTRQYSRAVLSQYPRPPAVNWGAQQAFGGNPLDGLQPSPVLRSSSAHVLLRGCPLPRPLPNTPGHVPCPVELPAQQMRQQTSEQSAVLYVQNHLTSTHFPQQPYQGPAERAPVERSCTQQAGRTATAYQSQLDARLPDARLSRGLLPSGFEASALRGRVPTPAAQRLGFLQPQSLLPGPMPVRAQPEAGFCSASAAQAQPVHLGNPVTLRSAVSASTVSEAAPEEPLLTVQPDMNKGKPQQAGTRLGTGPAAPSLGPGAFACSIAARDMVPAETREVLEAGSRCCNTRVNLPESTGSLCGSRQAQSCLFHRAYPVCATDGAPPLTHSAAENPQQDRGRCRLSPVRSPEGAILVPASDGLRDTADGISGCRGQVGQTSLLQTSGRQETRKGLFVLRSEAEERNSVAAAAGSEHGSSGKLEPWQNPTMPHEGFFHEPRSESSTADDALSQRVEATTGEKADLSRLVRSADFGVEQEAGCGHVTYEFCSAESDLEREGLMSVEDEDGLDEGDEDAWGSIYSGDEPVRLGDGPDEEVIGGSESEAQDEEADTYENDDLGLLRASQAAVAEADRGDDGLHTAGDLDAHQASHSDTDELRLADLDEKADARSLVTTDADIRMPWADDPCIDVQMPTPRAHAESQSVVRVSVPRPHEVSDKHDGLSAELLENSVASNPDGQTDAERTGPEEREVERTHTNRRGRSKTSRGETGKRDENAARAAAASGTIPWNEVVLNTKMCRAEKPLINTIGCRLGWARQEQVTTKGNIVWLGGSVPDHEHLQYMKPLQLINRFPGMWDMTKKRMLSRVLSLYQQLYPHLFNFSPACWSLPEDRETIEQILHSKNQEVYILKPDGGAMGNGVQLVTRYKDIDCMVLRGDGNYIMQKYISNPYLMNKRKFDFRIYCMLFSVNGTPKAYISKLGMARFCTEQYRAPTRRNIDNPFMHLTNYSINKDNTSSFIRSTDLHDDSNSKRMLKDVFCDLAKEGVNIANVWDQIKSITARTVVCLYPWLNLRYRHVYKGRESEPSRCFQLLGFDILLDADEKCWLLEVNSNPSLRIDYFDSKYEGVDVQLESAMDRHIKEPVVSEGLGLAYRLLLQDRRRCFSAGGAEKGRTSDFSASLLGPQSRLSVLAPGNAAHARSSLSKTLTPCRPPSRQSSRAGKVPLHASGRAASLERSASRPKLAVNKAASSEAEGETVPLESGKPSTGSGWGGDQRGRAKVGDEKDARVSAGRRAGSIAACSCRTAEKRKTSKVSSVASTAKAAKETKQKDLREKRAGRDAARQPATAAKKPTKRIGRRQKAEEEAADDDVSEETEFKMEHAVEKVRALLEHMEASGACQLKNSAAFNSPSTSSAPLPSAGEEGAEMSSDNELRATGERREGTELGLNVSSRMSTTTSSRVSSRNGIPFAGGLDSDEERKSHARGKKLEMLYRAAGAGVKQVDEVGDKAEPADAETPAQTQKTNPENDGEFHQEELGGQHPTEGSPLSLPRLGSADTAATSPPSSPRCAGEAASPESPRHSAEEALPSVEAKSDLRAPTSFSPQKEILSSTVLTVTGSPLPEAEELCYELNFLDAAYKEMQKCMDGFNVLGLRFANPASREESKPTEEGKKKFPPGPYKPFLRKDRVAAKKMQPQVKSSYTKLHKDILRPLSGEHAKPQHCWIDLNSSVTDLVSETTCLLRFQLLFERLIKFPKALALQRVPLLDACRVVKLPDILRKIQVPLVTPTRTNSKTGPRSFSSNASSHLYAALARGSTQDASAPLSAFGRSNSRANLAGDSAYGSCLLSSASVKSLSHSSAAACSRAGGHPGPLGLQRQRLTGGAAQAPFFSTPHLNSSAQRSMSSLSAERRRRLGLPDIEALWYYHLQSVRKQLQLPEGSYGLGLLEAWYVFEAIALICYPYLPSKAKLLEAFLHVSTGHANSHLSSAAFPSGGRRLDKTEPPALERGLERSRSQTVFVRELEEALRKVEEEERQALQLSKRRGKLSTKAKGGKCISAQTSDQERSDDGSENAACRSDTDSSSLQTLEGQEYSEAERFFDQTAPQRDLSSRSTTGTAGDAGVSKEKCAASVATLQTARAGSGFAANARGRQLGTESRNRSRLPSASKPRNSGSAPAAAEEPKSRMIGCGRRLSSLPSRLQRQLLSDDKELEMDEKLRGKSGGESLLSVDKNRNAGCGDASQTDAPVWHEGLCSSWPDIGEFVCHHVPAEDRKAAMERLIDYFQLRWDLHNYCVLLQGKTV